A single region of the Plutella xylostella chromosome 26, ilPluXylo3.1, whole genome shotgun sequence genome encodes:
- the LOC105387252 gene encoding transcriptional regulator ATRX homolog, protein MLPEIHKNAVMHGCIDYFCLVCEELLKHDHEVEAHITKPVHRSNLEKTLYVESCSSDHIRKVKKGYYCQFCNMLVSTMAKINLHIKDEKHLFNKMDDSDGDIKRSAFLKWVKNAVIAFDDVLIDEFTWNGFIDNTCMICDVEFDDADIHKNETEHILKLIQAKVQIGADNISRKVDDSTYQCLTCNTVIPTSEMMTHFDKPEHSKIYLECRKAKRAFFNKNVIVANQMESPKLETSSKTYKESNIQIDQGEKKAQDKKEEEEKKRADEQKKEDENKKEEEKNKEEEKKRQDENKKELERKRQEEMKKEAEKKTEEAERKREEAKKKEEELKKEQARKREEEMKKEEEKKKEAERKKEEEKKKTKEVAETKSEDASSKKVPQKGKRKIKKEYVSDICDILGISNYMQVTNDFQVHCLLCDLDVASCQESFHVNSLHHKRLLTLQNERAQKMRAKYSRSEDKNTISPANREAEKNRTKISASAAEFQKKNVQIDLINDKAYCSDCSQTVKFIFEDIEKHIADHKNKVAASTGEKYPAFNKSDCKKTAPAKSAVKTEVMIDEETEKFAEDNQLRLIQSSNMAFCTPCQLKVPLSLKSMKQHVNGTGHQTLQKKPEVERPESPLYRTKPMKYFVETCTIVENMFRHDAVINDDICVNVSSFMFLTQMDGVIECLACDETVNDAEEHHKTKMHQKVMQETPVLYTIDSEFIREVRDEIYHCGFCNETEAGWDDLQEHLKSYPHKSNRESCEYAWEQHMPAIRKQRAAEQRQTAEYEFLMRLMVGAHFKQF, encoded by the exons ATGTTACCGGAGATACACAAGAATGCAGTGATGCATGGCTGCATCGACTACTTCTGCCTGGTCTGCGAGGAGTTGCTGAAGCACGACCACGAGGTGGAAGCTCACATCACCAAGCCGGTGCACAGGAGTAACCTGGAGAAGACCTTGTATGTTGAGAGCTGTAGCAGCGATCACATTAGGAAG GTCAAAAAAGGATACTACTGCCAATTCTGCAACATGCTTGTGTCTACAATGGCCAAAATTAATTTGCACATTAAAGATGAGAAGCATTTGTTTAACAAAATGGATGACTCAGACGGTGACATCAAAAGATCAGCTTTCCTCAAGTGGGTTAAAAATGCAGTTATAGCCTTTGATGATGTCCTCATAGATGAATTTACGTGGAATGGATTTATTGATAACACTTGTATGATTTGTGACGTGGAATTTGACGATGCCGATATTCATAAGAATGAAACCGAGCATATCCTCAAATTGATTCAGGCTAAAGTGCAAATTGGTGCTGACAACATATCACGCAAA GTAGATGATTCAACATACCAATGCTTAACATGTAACACAGTCATCCCAACAAGTGAAATGATGACTCACTTTGATAAACCAGAGCATTCTAAAATTTATCTCGAGTGTCGTAAGGCGAAGCGAGCCTTCTTCAATAAGAACGTTATCGTCGCCAACCAAATGGAGAGTCCTAAACTTGAAACATCAAGTAAAACTTATAAAGAATCTAATATCCAAATTGATCAAGGTGAAAAAAAAGCACAAGATAAAAAAGAGgaagaagaaaagaaaagggCTGACGAACAGAAAAAGGAAGACGAAAATAAAAAGGAGGAGGAAAAGAACAAGgaagaagaaaagaaaaggCAGGACGAGAATAAAAAGGAATTAGAAAGGAAAAGGCAGGAGGAAATGAAAAAGGAGGCAGAAAAGAAAACTGAA gAAGCAGAAAGAAAAAGGGAGGAGGCAAAGAAAAAGGAAGAAGAATTGAAAAAAGAACAAGCAAGGAAAAGggaggaagaaatgaaaaaggaagaagaaaagaaaaaggAAGCGGAAAGGAAAAAGgaagaagaaaagaaaaaaacaaaagaagttGCAGAAACTAAATCAGAAGATGCAAGTTCGAAAAAAGTCCCCCAAAAAGGcaagagaaaaataaaaaaagagtATGTGTCTGATATTTGTGACATACTAGGGATCTCCAACTACATGCAAGTAACCAATGATTTTCAGGTTCACTGTCTGCTCTGTGATCTTGATGTGGCCTCGTGTCAGGAATCTTTCCACGTCAACAGCCTGCACCATAAGAGGCTGTTGACATTGCAGAATGAACGAGCTCAAAAGATGAGAGCCAAGTACAGCAGATCTGAGGACAAGAACACAATATCACCGGCTAATAGGGAAGCAGAAAAGAACAGGACCAAAATCAGTGCCTCTGCAGCAGAATTCCAAAAGAAAAATGTCCAGATAGACTTGATCAATGACAAAGCTTACTGCAGTGATTGCTCCCAAACTGTCAAGTTCATATTCGAAGATATCGAGAAGCATATAGCTGATCATAAGAACAAAGTGGCTGCTTCAACTGGTGAAAAATACCCTGCATTCAACAAAAGTGACTGCAAAAAGACGGCTCCAGCTAAAAGTGCTGTTAAGACTGAGGTCATGATTGATGAAGAAACTGAGAAATTCGCTGAAGATAACCAACTGAGATTGATCCAGTCTAGCAACATGGCCTTCTGCACGCCATGCCAGCTGAAAGTGCCACTATCACTGAAGAGCATGAAACAACATGTCAATGGCACGGGCCACCAAACCTTGCAGAAAAAGCCCGAAGTTGAGAGACCGGAGTCTCCCCTATACAGGACAAAGcctatgaaatattttgttgaaaCTTGCACGATTGTAGAGAACATGTTTAGACATGATGCGGTGATCAATGATGATATTTGTGTGAACGTGAGCAGTTTCATGTTTCTGACTCAGATGGACGGGGTGATCGAGTGCCTGGCGTGCGATGAAACCGTGAATGACGCTGAAGAGCACCACAAGACCAAGATGCATCAGAAAGTTATGCAGGAAACTCCGGTCCTCTATACTATAGATTCGGAGTTTATCCGGGAG GTAAGAGACGAGATCTACCACTGCGGCTTCTGCAACGAGACCGAGGCCGGCTGGGATGACTTACAAGAGCACTTGAAGAGCTACCCACACAAGAGCAACCGGGAGTCATGTGAGTACGCGTGGGAACAACACATGCCTGCCATCAGGAAGCAGAGGGCGGCTGAGCAGAGACAGACGGCTGAATACGAGTTTCTGATGCGGCTCATGGTAGGCGCACATTTTAAACAGTTCTAG